tataaagttatatttaattaaaaaatgagaAAATGAAAGGgtatataatttatgttgaagataaattgtagaatatatatacaaatataatttttaaaactttGATGAAGATCCAGCTAATTTGATCGCAGCATTGTCCAAAACCACAGCGTTTCTGTTGACATCAATAGTTTGAAATACAACGACGCCTGCAGGTTGCTTCCATGCTTTCACCTTTAGCTTTTCACCAGGAAAAACGACATTGGTAAATCTAATCTTTAATTCCGTATATGGAccaaatttttcaaataaggCTTTTGCTGAAACTCCTAAAGTACACAATCCATGTAAAATTGGTTTAGGAAATTTAACACTCTTAGCTAGTACTGGATCGATATGCAATGGATTGTAATCACCAGACAATCTATACAACGCAGCTTGGTCTTGAGTAGTGTCAATTTCAACTTCAAAATCGGGGTTTCTATCTTTAGGAGCTTTGAAATCTGTCATTGCAAACTTGGCTCTATTTTCTCctttgattattttatctttcGGAACTGATGCGCCTCTAATAAACATGGTACCTTCATTGTAGGCAatcaatttatttgttttaacATCATATGTTTCTGATCCTCCAACAATTACTGCAGCTTTGCCATTCTTATCTAAGACTTGAACCGGTTTGACAACTGTTTTGAATTCTCCCTTAGTTGGAATAGTAGAATGTAACTTGAAATATTGTTCACCATGTAATAACATAGcataattaaaattgtCACATAGTTTTGTAAAATCCAAGGAAGCTGTAGAATTCATAAATGGAATGACAGCAAATGTTGGCAAAATTTGGAAACTTGGATCATTTTCATAAACGTATTTTAATTCACTTGCAGTGCAACCCAGTCCAAGATTATAAAGAATAGAATCCTTaaaagtatatttaaaaattccaTCTGATTTTGCTCTTAATGCAGAACTTTGTGCATTCTGAATACTTTGAAGTATTGACATCGATGATTCGGTAGTACTAGACGGATTTGTGGTTCCACtagaaaaattaactaCTGATTTCCAATTGTCTCTAATCATTTCTGGTTTAATATCATCTTTTAATGCTATATAGCCAGAAGCTCTTTGCCATCTAGTCTGGCCACACCAACCTCCACCAACTTCATATAATTGTCCAGTCACACCAccttttttcttattttttaattgcaaTTCATCAGATGCCAGTAAAACGACAAAAGGTGACACTTGCGACGCTTCAAAATGATtgtttaattctttttctccGAAAATTGTTTTCGTCATCGATGTTTCAGCATGTGGAGCTATAACATTAActctaatatttttcttgaaaCCTTCAATTGCAGTTGACTTTGAGAACCCAATAATAGCTGATTTTGCTGCTGCATAATTTGCCTGCCCAAAATTACCATAAATACCAGAAGTTGATGTagtattaataatataactCATTCCTTtgttttgtaaataatgtGGCCATACTGCTTTAGTCATAGTAAAAGTTGCCAATAAATGAACAGCAATCACATCATTCCATTCTTTATCAGTCATTTTAAGAAAAGACCTGTCTCTTAAGATACCAGCATTATTAACCAATACATCAATTTTGccaaaatttttaattgcatTCTctacaattttatttgattctgtaataatattgtgaGTATCAGATATAGCAATTTTTTGACcatattgtttatttaattcattaacaaaCTCCGATGAATCAGTTAAATCATTGATAACAACCATTGCACCATATTTGGCAAAAAATTTGGCATGAGATTTACCTAAACCAGAATTTGCTCCTGTAATGATAACTACTTTACCTTTAATCgaattaattttcaaaCTACCTTGATCATTTTGTATTGGTAACGCCTTTGCCTTGGTAATTAGAGCATTATAGTCTGATAATTCAACCGGATgagattttttattgaaagGTTTAATATCAGTTTTAAAATCAGTAATGTCATCccatttatttaaaattgcCTCTGGAgtgaaataattttcatCAGTTGGATTGAAGATTTGACCGGCAGATCTTTCCCATCTAATTTGACCATAGAAACCAGCAGCTAATTCAAAAATCGAGTTTGTTACTTTTGTTGTCTCATGAGTCAAATACAATACTAAAGGTGCAATTTTTTCAGGCcctaaatttttcaaaatatgtTTTGGAATCACATTTTCTGTCATTTTTGATCTTGCCAATGGAGCAATTGAGTTAAccataatattatttttatagcCTTCTTTTGCTAATGTCTCTGCAAAACCAACTAAACCCATTTTTGCAGCAGAGTAATTTGCTTGGCCaaaatttccaaataaACCAGCTGGCGAAGAAGTATTTATAATTCTGCCAAAATTTTGTTCCTTCATATACGACCAAGCTTTCTTAGTTAATTTATAAGAACCATTTAAATGGACGTCAAGTACATTTGTGAACTCCTTTTCTGtcatattattaaatgctTTATCTCTTAAGATGCCCgcattattaattaaaacaTCGATTCTACCCCATTCATTAATCACTTGTTCAATAATTCTATCGCCTCGAGTATCAACAGAATCATAATTAGCGATTGCAATACCATTAAACTTTTCTTTAATCTCTTTCACAACCAAATCAGCAGCGTTATATGTTTGCCTGTTGATTGTTGTTTTACCTAAATCATTAATTAAGAGTTTTGCACCTCTCTTAGCATACTCCAATGCATAGACCCTTCCTAAACCACCGCCCGAACCTGTCACCACAACGACTCTGTCCTTAAATAACAAATCAGTATCTGtcattatcaaaatatactGTTTATCTTGTTGCTATGTATATGTactatttaattttgtttcaCAGCAGTATCCATTACcagaaaaaaaattctaaattCTAAATTCAACATATAATTAATAGTAGAGAAatgtttaataaaatatatagaGAATCTAGTAGTTCccttttatataaaattaaaaattgaaaaataatagtttgtttttgtgtcatttatatatctacCAACATATACAGATATGCTGAAAAAAGGAATACCCTGATTGATCAATTTATAAGAATAGACCCACAAACCCCAGTAGAACCATCAAACAAAATCCCCAATTGCAAATCATCACACACACAACTCTCGCGAAATATGGCCTGTTTTAATCCGAAGGAAAATTAACCGCCGAAGTCAATTTAATCATTCATTTCTCATTTTACCCCAATTTCATTGATCACCCGATGCGGAGTTTACACCAAGGGCCATTCTTATATCCGTTTTCACAATTATGCACTACAAAAAAGGAAACTTGGAAGCAGCAACACCTTAAAAGGAGGAGAGGGGGAACTACGCAAGTGCTTCTATTATGCGAATCGTTTTGGTGGCGGATTTGGAAAAGACGGTTGCGTGGTGTGTTTTTGTGGAGAACGGAAGTGACCCGTCGGGTTTTATTTAACCGAAAACACAAAATCCGATTTATGAACTCCGGGCACGCGTCAGTGTCCGGGTAAGAAAGAACGATGCGCGTCACGCTCGATATCGCTCGATGTCCTTCTCGGTGTTCAATTCTCGGTGTTCGATTTCGAAAGACGTAACTCGCTAAAGTCAGATCTGAActaataacaatatatgCATGTATCTGAAAAAGAAGTTTctgttctttttttctttctttttttctctCTCTCTTAACGTTTCGGATTTTGCTGCGAGACTTTTACTTACTTTTCCActttgtattatttatttgtttgtCTCGAGGCATCAACTTATTGTGTTCGAACCTGTTATTAGCTAATTCTCGTATTTTTGATTCTAATCATTACTTAGAGAACTCAGTAAGAACTGctgttattgtttttttacAGGAATGAGAAGAGGTATAAGCggaaaaaaagaaagcaaaagataataataataatagcaCATTGCAATAATAGATGCATCTATTCTATTCTGTGGTACTTCTACATTTGTAACTGCTATAGCCAAAGATACGCTCTTGGATGAATAAGGATATATACTTGTCACTGAGCAAAGTACAAAGAAGTGGATAATATTTCAAGGttaagaaaataatagtatcctttatgataaaaaaatttggtTATATATCGTCCCATCGTTGAAGTAAAGTAACCGATAAACATAGGCAaataattgtatatatacatacatatgTTTAGGCGAAGGAAGAGTACCAATATTGAGACACACGAATTATAAACAACAAACGATACCATGTCATTACTCGATAATTGTATTGTACGTTCGAATTTGTTACAAGGGAGTTTAGATGTGTTGaacaatattaatgatgattATAATGGCAGGCCGTTAATCATGCTTACAACATGTACAAATTATATTCTATCTTCGATTAATACAGTTAGAGGTAAGTTTAACACTTTGGACAATTTACGAAGAGATTTCAATGCGACTGCGCATGCAAatacaaattcaaatacgAATGTCAATGTAAACACAACATCCACTTCAGGTGTGTATAATAATGGTAGTTTACTGAATCATGAACGGATCATTGGTGCAAATTATGATGGTGTGTTTAGCAACATGGCTGTGAAGCCAACTGATTTATATGACCAAGATTTAATTGCAAAAGGTATTTTACCTGAATACGAAAATGTTGTCGATGACATGGCTCCATTGtatgaagatgatgaaagAAATTTCTTGATGGATGACTATGAAAACAATGGAATACAGGATGATTATGAACAGGCCTTACCCAATGGAGAAATATTAATCTACAATCTACCCACTGGGACTTTAGTCAATTTTCTATggaatttaattattagtACAAGTTTCCAATTTATTGGTTTCTTAATCACGTATTTCTTACATAATTCACACGCTGGTAAAAATGGTTCCCGATTTGGTTTGGGACTAACCTTTATTGGATATTCGTATTCAATGTTGCCCAAAAGAGAGTTATCAAAGTCAGTAGGTAGTAGTACTGCAGGATCGCGCAATGGTGAAGAATTAATGAGGATTATAGTTGAAAACCCTAATGAGATCGATGATCTCCTGATAAAAATGGACCCAGCTACTTCTAAATTCGATCATTTTAGTTCTGATCTGGTAATAAATACAACACCAACCTTTAATATTACCACTGCATCAAGTACTGTCAGTTTAAAGACCATATACGATATACCTCTATTATCCATTGTCATAGGAGCACTAGGATTGTTTATCTTATTAAAAAGTGTTCATGATTATGCTAAGGtcaaaaaaatggaaagaaattataaagaaCAATTCCAAGCATGACTGCATCAAACTATCTCATAGCCGTAACATCATTCAAGTACTCATTAAAGTCACTTCATATTCATGCACAAtactaaatatataaaaattactGCTTTACATAAAGTTACCATATTTAAGCATTTCTCTATCATTTTATTGTCGATCCAATATTTTATACATTTTTACTCAAAAAGATTTAtgtaaattttaatataagTTTTTTACTACTGACACATTTTacgttattttttttttttgatttctaTTTTAGCACATCCAGTACTTTTTCATAGACAGTAAATACAATACCACCACTTAATATTAATCTCCCTAGTCTAGGAGTTGCACCTTTccaaaatatctttaaacCTTCATTCTTGTAAACTTTAACAAAACAATCCaatgtatttttatattttgaatgcTCCAAACTTTGCATTCTTGTCTTGACAGTATCAATGGGCATCGTCGAGTATACTGTCACGATTCCACTAAAGGCACCCACGACAAAAGTCAAGCCAGAGGATAAAGGTTTGTCAACAGGAGTACTTGTATATTTTTGCACTAttgttttgattttattgtAACAGCCCAGACGGACAGCGGAGTTAGCTGCTTGTCTCATCGAAACTGGAATGACACCACTATACAGACCTCGTAAGCCCTCTGCACGAAGTAAATTCCCATAATTCCGTAGAACGCCCTTACCATTATTCGAATATTTTGGGGTAGGAGAACGTTTATCATCAATCATCAAAGTCTTAACATGTTCAAAAGGTGTCACGGCAAAGACACTCTCCATCAACCCTGCCCCTAAACCGGCAATGACACCTCTTGGCCCACTAACTTCCCCGGTAAGAGGATCTTTTAACATATCTTTAATCATATCAAAACCAAGAAACCGTATACTAGCTTTGGCAGTATTGCCAACAATGAAAACGGGACACCCTATGTACATGGCCCCAATACCTTGAAATCTGCCAATCTGAtacaataatttaattggaTTTTTTGTCACATTAACAGCTTTAGAACTCAATTGCAACCTCGTCTTCGCAAATTCAAATGGATAGGTTATTGAACCTTCAATTGCACCAGCAAGTGCACCGGCAATGAACGAGCTTGTTGGGTCTACTTTTTGTTTCTGTTTCTCAGACATACCCTGCTAGCGTTATGTGTATATGTGTGTTTAAATATAGTATATAccaagaaaaattaacaagTATGATGGATCTCACataacaaaaatgaaattttgtATAATTAGAACCCTCCATTTATACATGTTTTAGCAAAAAGATGACAACAGCATctctaaatatattttaaataatcgatgAGTCTTTCAGTTGAGAGATGATTCATACTTTTATTAGCAGTTTAAAGGTTTTCCGATGGAATTTTACCTTTCAAGAATTCCGTTACTACGGGAAAATGTCAAAATATCGAAAAGTTTTAGGACAATGTAATAAAATGCTGGCTATTATTCCAACGGTTGCTAGAATTTGTATACGGCGATAAGACCTCTAACATCAAGCTAGTATTCCCATTTTAGAATATCTAATGGAGTGTAGTATTCATATATAGTGGTCCTATTTTAAAGCATACTGCCATTCAAACTAGTTCATAGGAGCTATTTTTCTCATTTCGTgaagttattatattgCTGATGAGAATATCTTAAAcgaattttaatataactTGATAttataacaatatataaatagtcAGTTATCAGCTATTGCTTAAAAACAgtgaaaattatattttaaacaaGTTATTTTCCCTGTAGAATCTAATAAGTTATTCTTTCTATGGTTACCCAATGACAAAAAAAGAGTCTTTCATGAGAACCGactatcaaataatattaaaatcttGACTGAAATTTTACATATATGAAGAAATGTAtagaaattgataatagTATGTTACTATTATGATGCTTAGATAAAATAACTAGATACAAGAGTAGACATATCCTactttataattaattaggataaaacaaaattacaTTTTACAGACAAATAGTACGTAGGTATCACAATTTTTGTTAGAAAAGAATACGCCATTTCGACTTCAGTGGGGATTATTTTCAAGTAGATATATCAAAACCAAACAAACAGACAGTAAGTTTTACATATCTTCCAGTAAAATAGAGTTTTCAATCGAAAGTGATgctatttatattaaattcataCATATAGAAATCCAAACAAGAGAAAAAATGAGCACAGTTATTTCAGTCAACGAAAAAGGAGCTATCAAGAGAGATTCTATGGAATATATTGTCCGATCTGGCATAGCAGGTGGAATATCTGGCTCCTGTGCCAAATCATTAATAGCTCCCTTAGATAgaataaagatattattcCAAACTTCAAACCCTCATTATGCAAAATATTCAGGGTCTCTCCACGGGTTGGTCAAGGCAGCAAAACATATATGGACCCAGGATGGTGTTCTTGGTTTATTCCAAGGTCATTCAATTACATTAGCAAGAATTTTCCCTTATGCCGCAATGAAATTCGTAGCTTATGAACAAATCAGAAGTATCCTAATTCCTAGTAAACAATACGAAACACATTGGAGGAGAATGATGAGTGGCTCGTTATCAGGGCTATGTAGTGTATTTATTACTTATCCATTGGATTTAATTCGTGTGAGATTGGCTTACGTAACTGAGCATCATCATGTTAAGGTAAGATTTgtaataaaacaaatttatCATGAGCCTGCATCAACAACATTGCTATCAAAAGGATATATACCGACTTGGTTTGCTCATTGGTGTAATTTTTATCGAGGCTACACTCCTTCTGTATTAGGCATGATTCCATATGCAGGTGTATCATTTTTTGCACATGATTTTTTGCATgacatatttaaattaccATATTTAAGACCATATTCTGTTGTTCCATTATCCGCTGAGCAAgataaagaaagaagaaagaaacgTCAAAAACTGCCACTAAGAACGTGGGCTGAATTAATATCCGGTGGGCTAGCTGGTATAGCGTCACAAACTGCAGCTTATccttttgaaataattagaagaagattaCAAGTGAGTAGTTTATCAACTAGAAATATGTATTCTCacaaatttgaaacaataCCTCAAATAGCtagaataatatataaagaacGTGGATGGAGAGGCTTTTTTGTTGGATTGAGTATAGGTTACATAAAAGTTACACCGATGGTTGCATGTAGTTTTTTCGTTTATGAAAGAATGAAATGGTACTTGGGTATTTAAGCTAAATTGGGTACAGACAAGTTATTTtatgatattaaatattttaggGACTATATTAATATTCTAAGTATCTTTTAAActtcatatataaaatagGATTTCAACTCTTCATTTACTCTGAAAGAAATCTTATGTCATGATGATTctgttaataaaatataaacaatttGATGTAAATAGATGCACAAATGCATAACCAACCAATCATTACCAatactttaaaaataattctatatatttagtaTAAATTCAGATTATATGCcagatttattattaacaatttATAACTTATATAGTATAGCGCTTCTGAGATTCAAATATACAATGGGAGATAAAAGCAAACTAGACATTAACATTCTTTAAACATCCTCGAATTCAATGTCCATATCGTCCTCATTGTCATCATCCttgatttcttctttatttcCATCATCATCTGCATCACTAACTGCGTCTTCTTTTGCGTTAGCTTCAACATTAGTTACCTGTTCCTCAGAAGgttctttctttttgtctataacattattttcaacaacatcttcaaaatcACCATCTTCCTCCTCATCTACATCTTCCATTTCAATTTCGTCTTCatgtttattattttgttcatcttcatcatcttcgtcttcatcttcatcctcttctttcttcatACGAGCTTGTTTCTTTGCCAGAGATGCGTAGTATTCGTTCAAAGTTCTTTCATTCtctctttcttcaatttcttgtTCAGTCAATGCACGACGTTGTTGGTAAGAGTTGTTATAATAACTTGAATTCATCGAGGAGCCAGCAGAGCTCATTATACCATTCGATTCATTCAAAGATTGCGCCGCATAAGCCGTTGTTCGTGGATCGAACTCTTCGTCTTTATCCAACCTACCCAAATCAGCTTTTCCGATAGTACTTTGTTTATGCCACTCTGGAACTGCAttctgttttcttttttcttcgGCTTTTCTCTCTTGCAATTCACGTTGAACCATTTCATCACTTGCTGTTGTGATGTTGATATGTAATGTAGCTTGGGAGTTGGCACCTGCACGTCTACTACTGTCATTGCCCAACAAGGCACTATTAGCTAATGCATTTGTCTCGTTACGGTTTGCATTTGTCATTGCATGGTTCTCACCAGGTCTAAACATTGTAGAACCTCTCTTTGGATTGTATGTGTAGGCCGCCTTGGATTGATTTTGTGGTGGGATCAATCTTGCCAATGCAATTTCGAAAGTGTTCTCTTCTATTCTTGAATCATCgattttctttaaataatcaatgATAGGTTGCACTTGGTCCATTaacttatttaatttatcttgCTTCtctttattctttttatttgaatcatCCTCAATCAATGGCTCATCACACAGCGAACACATGAATTCGGTTCTGTCGAAGttcaataattgaattGCCTCCAACTGAGTGTACTTAGTTAAACAAATTGGACACATGTACCCATTTGGTTCTGAATTTTTATCTAgatcatttttcaatctcTGCACAACTTGATGCACTTTCCATTTGATAGAATCAATAGCATGCGGAAACTTGATGTAGTAGTAGATCCTCTCTATGGATTTGGAGTTTGGAGGGAACTCTCGCTGCTTATGAGTGGACAACAACCCATCTGATCTCAACGTTGCAATCAAAGGACCCAAATCTGTCTTGTTTATACTCAGCAACTGCTTGATGTCTTCTTCTGCTAAGACGGAATGATACAGTACTGCATCCAACACCAATATGTACGAGCCACCATAGAAACCTCTAACAACGAACTTCAGTAAATTCTTGACAATATCATAAATCTGCTTATCCATCGCTTAACAATCAGAAGGTAGTGGGGTTGGGGGAGGGGGGAATCGGAAGGAAGAAAAACTCACTGTAATTGCAACCACGGTACCGAAAGCAAAGTATATACACTTTCTAAACACGAATACCAATAAAACGTGTTCCAAAGTTTCACAAACGACCTCCAAATAGTGACCTTCAAGCCTTTAATATGCGCAAGACAGTAGACTATTTgcaatattaaaatattgaaataatattttaatatttgaaatattctGTTAAGTATGAGCAGGAAAAAGAAACGTGAAAAAGGTCAAAATTCCTAACAGCCCTAACAGCCCTAAACGACGATGCGTAGGGTCACAATGAGCAAAACAACCCTACATTTGTTACCCGGGCAACATCCACAAACGTTACCCGACACACCATCGGGTTCTCCTTCCCGCGCACAGTTTCCGTTCTAACCAATTGCAAGCGGTCCGCTGAAAAATAGCAATACTATCCAATGGCACTATCCACTTTCCCCACCATGCCTAAACGGACCCTACACGGACAAACACAAGAACAGAAACGGCGATTGTTCACAGGCAAATAGTCAGTGATGACTGTTTTAGAGTATTGATTGACACTGTTAAGAAATTGAATGGCAGTAATTACCTtagtaatgaaatattataactTAGGATCCTGAGATGACTACTAGAATAATCTAATGATTGGACAACCAAGGTATcaaaaaacattattttgCTAGTTTCAGTAACTGTAATTTCTTGTTGAGAGACGAGTAGATGTTTTAGTCGGGAGGTCTTTGAGTGCAAGAGTGCCAAGGTTTTGAGCTTTGctgaaaatttataatgTAAAGATGACTCTGgttcaataatttcaatgtatatatataagtgtGTGTATGTTCTTGTATGTGTTTTATCTGTTTGTTGTATTATAACATAAGCCGCAAACACCAACAGTGATATATGCTTggaattcttcaatatGTTGAAATCGACAAAACACTGTTTGGTCACTAGGGCTATTAATTGTAGTCGTGTTTTCTCTACAGTTGAGATCTTGTATAAACCTGCTTATTCTCCAGTTGAGAGCTTCAGCCCACAAGTCCTGGATTCTTCTCATTGCAAAGTTAAAGACCATTTTACAAAGACTCCAATAGGTAAAGAAGCCCAATATTTGTTCCATAATAAGAAAATCAAGAAGGCTACAAGACTCTCGGTGTCAAACCAAGCTGTTGAATGTCATTTAGAGTCATTCAATTTACTGAACTCGCCTCTTTTCAATAAAGGGTCTGCATTCACTCAAGAGGAAAGAGAGGCTTTCAAACTAGATGCATTGTTACCGCCACAAATTAACACA
The window above is part of the Tetrapisispora phaffii CBS 4417 chromosome 7, complete genome genome. Proteins encoded here:
- the FOX2 gene encoding bifunctional hydroxyacyl-CoA dehydrogenase/enoyl-CoA hydratase FOX2 (similar to Saccharomyces cerevisiae FOX2 (YKR009C); ancestral locus Anc_2.521), with the translated sequence MTDTDLLFKDRVVVVTGSGGGLGRVYALEYAKRGAKLLINDLGKTTINRQTYNAADLVVKEIKEKFNGIAIANYDSVDTRGDRIIEQVINEWGRIDVLINNAGILRDKAFNNMTEKEFTNVLDVHLNGSYKLTKKAWSYMKEQNFGRIINTSSPAGLFGNFGQANYSAAKMGLVGFAETLAKEGYKNNIMVNSIAPLARSKMTENVIPKHILKNLGPEKIAPLVLYLTHETTKVTNSIFELAAGFYGQIRWERSAGQIFNPTDENYFTPEAILNKWDDITDFKTDIKPFNKKSHPVELSDYNALITKAKALPIQNDQGSLKINSIKGKVVIITGANSGLGKSHAKFFAKYGAMVVINDLTDSSEFVNELNKQYGQKIAISDTHNIITESNKIVENAIKNFGKIDVLVNNAGILRDRSFLKMTDKEWNDVIAVHLLATFTMTKAVWPHYLQNKGMSYIINTTSTSGIYGNFGQANYAAAKSAIIGFSKSTAIEGFKKNIRVNVIAPHAETSMTKTIFGEKELNNHFEASQVSPFVVLLASDELQLKNKKKGGVTGQLYEVGGGWCGQTRWQRASGYIALKDDIKPEMIRDNWKSVVNFSSGTTNPSSTTESSMSILQSIQNAQSSALRAKSDGIFKYTFKDSILYNLGLGCTASELKYVYENDPSFQILPTFAVIPFMNSTASLDFTKLCDNFNYAMLLHGEQYFKLHSTIPTKGEFKTVVKPVQVLDKNGKAAVIVGGSETYDVKTNKLIAYNEGTMFIRGASVPKDKIIKGENRAKFAMTDFKAPKDRNPDFEVEIDTTQDQAALYRLSGDYNPLHIDPVLAKSVKFPKPILHGLCTLGVSAKALFEKFGPYTELKIRFTNVVFPGEKLKVKAWKQPAGVVVFQTIDVNRNAVVLDNAAIKLAGSSSKF
- the TPHA0G03450 gene encoding uncharacterized protein (similar to Saccharomyces cerevisiae BSD2 (YBR290W); ancestral locus Anc_2.524), with protein sequence MSLLDNCIVRSNLLQGSLDVLNNINDDYNGRPLIMLTTCTNYILSSINTVRGKFNTLDNLRRDFNATAHANTNSNTNVNVNTTSTSGVYNNGSLLNHERIIGANYDGVFSNMAVKPTDLYDQDLIAKGILPEYENVVDDMAPLYEDDERNFLMDDYENNGIQDDYEQALPNGEILIYNLPTGTLVNFLWNLIISTSFQFIGFLITYFLHNSHAGKNGSRFGLGLTFIGYSYSMLPKRELSKSVGSSTAGSRNGEELMRIIVENPNEIDDLLIKMDPATSKFDHFSSDLVINTTPTFNITTASSTVSLKTIYDIPLLSIVIGALGLFILLKSVHDYAKVKKMERNYKEQFQA
- the CTP1 gene encoding Ctp1p (similar to Saccharomyces cerevisiae CTP1 (YBR291C); ancestral locus Anc_2.525), translated to MSEKQKQKVDPTSSFIAGALAGAIEGSITYPFEFAKTRLQLSSKAVNVTKNPIKLLYQIGRFQGIGAMYIGCPVFIVGNTAKASIRFLGFDMIKDMLKDPLTGEVSGPRGVIAGLGAGLMESVFAVTPFEHVKTLMIDDKRSPTPKYSNNGKGVLRNYGNLLRAEGLRGLYSGVIPVSMRQAANSAVRLGCYNKIKTIVQKYTSTPVDKPLSSGLTFVVGAFSGIVTVYSTMPIDTVKTRMQSLEHSKYKNTLDCFVKVYKNEGLKIFWKGATPRLGRLILSGGIVFTVYEKVLDVLK
- the LEU5 gene encoding coenzyme A transporter (similar to Saccharomyces cerevisiae LEU5 (YHR002W); ancestral locus Anc_2.526); its protein translation is MSTVISVNEKGAIKRDSMEYIVRSGIAGGISGSCAKSLIAPLDRIKILFQTSNPHYAKYSGSLHGLVKAAKHIWTQDGVLGLFQGHSITLARIFPYAAMKFVAYEQIRSILIPSKQYETHWRRMMSGSLSGLCSVFITYPLDLIRVRLAYVTEHHHVKVRFVIKQIYHEPASTTLLSKGYIPTWFAHWCNFYRGYTPSVLGMIPYAGVSFFAHDFLHDIFKLPYLRPYSVVPLSAEQDKERRKKRQKLPLRTWAELISGGLAGIASQTAAYPFEIIRRRLQVSSLSTRNMYSHKFETIPQIARIIYKERGWRGFFVGLSIGYIKVTPMVACSFFVYERMKWYLGI
- the TFA1 gene encoding transcription factor TFIIE subunit TFA1 (similar to Saccharomyces cerevisiae TFA1 (YKL028W); ancestral locus Anc_2.528), giving the protein MDKQIYDIVKNLLKFVVRGFYGGSYILVLDAVLYHSVLAEEDIKQLLSINKTDLGPLIATLRSDGLLSTHKQREFPPNSKSIERIYYYIKFPHAIDSIKWKVHQVVQRLKNDLDKNSEPNGYMCPICLTKYTQLEAIQLLNFDRTEFMCSLCDEPLIEDDSNKKNKEKQDKLNKLMDQVQPIIDYLKKIDDSRIEENTFEIALARLIPPQNQSKAAYTYNPKRGSTMFRPGENHAMTNANRNETNALANSALLGNDSSRRAGANSQATLHINITTASDEMVQRELQERKAEEKRKQNAVPEWHKQSTIGKADLGRLDKDEEFDPRTTAYAAQSLNESNGIMSSAGSSMNSSYYNNSYQQRRALTEQEIEERENERTLNEYYASLAKKQARMKKEEDEDEDEDDEDEQNNKHEDEIEMEDVDEEEDGDFEDVVENNVIDKKKEPSEEQVTNVEANAKEDAVSDADDDGNKEEIKDDDNEDDMDIEFEDV